CTCGCTTCCCTGAACGGGCGAGCCTGCGTTTCGAATCGCGTTTCCGAGTCCCCCTCGAACCTCTCTCTAGGAGGAACGCCATGAAGCGCTTCTTTCGCGCCGTCAGCGTGGTCGCATTCCTGATCGCGACCACAGCGGGCGCGGCGTGGTCCCAGTCCGTAGACGATGAGTTGGGTGAAGCGATCTCGACGGTCGATGGCAAGAAGCTCTACTTCGTCGAGCTCAACAATCCGCCGACCGCAGACGGCGGAGACCTCACCGCCATCCTGGCCGAGCAGACCGCCTTCCGCGGCGCGGCCAATGCAAGAGGGATCGGTTACACCGAGCGCAGCGCCCACCAGAAGCTGTGGAACGGTCTCTCGGTCGCCGTCGATCCCAAGGACCTCGGCAAGCTTCGCCGGCTGGGCGGAATCAAGTCCGTGCAGCCCGTGATCGAGATGAGCCTCCCGAACGAGCCGCCGGGTGAAGAGATCGACCTGAGCACCGCGCTGCAGATGACGGGCGCCAACGTGGCCCAGAACTCTCTCGGCCTGTCGGGCGCGGGCATCAAGGTCGGCATCATCGATACCGGTCAGGACTACGATCACGTGGCATTCGGTGGCGACGGTGTGTCCCGCAGCGACAGCCCGCTGTTCCCGACCTCACGCTCGATCGTCGGCCAGGATTTCGTCGGCAACACCTGGGCGCCTGGGCAGGTTCCGGTTCCGGATGCTCGGCCCGATGACTGCAACGGCCACGGCACCCACGTGTCGGGAATCGTCGGCGCGGGCGGAGGTTTCCCCGGGGTCGCCCCCGCGGTCAGCTTCGGCGTCTACAAGGTGTTCGGATGCGGCAACACCACGGCCGCCGATGTCATGCTGCTGGCGATGGAGCGGGCGTTCGACGACGGCATGGACGTCATCAACATGAGCATCGGCGCCGCGCTCCAGTGGCCGACCTACCCG
Above is a window of Candidatus Eisenbacteria bacterium DNA encoding:
- a CDS encoding S8 family serine peptidase — protein: MKRFFRAVSVVAFLIATTAGAAWSQSVDDELGEAISTVDGKKLYFVELNNPPTADGGDLTAILAEQTAFRGAANARGIGYTERSAHQKLWNGLSVAVDPKDLGKLRRLGGIKSVQPVIEMSLPNEPPGEEIDLSTALQMTGANVAQNSLGLSGAGIKVGIIDTGQDYDHVAFGGDGVSRSDSPLFPTSRSIVGQDFVGNTWAPGQVPVPDARPDDCNGHGTHVSGIVGAGGGFPGVAPAVSFGVYKVFGCGNTTAADVMLLAMERAFDDGMDVINMSIGAALQWPTYPTAAAAKSLVNQGMVVVASAGNDAVYGTYAGGAPGVGEKVISVASFDNTH